Below is a genomic region from Syntrophobacterales bacterium.
ACCTAACGTGACTGCAGAACAGATGATTCGGGCCGCCGGCTTGGACTGGACTGTTGAGAAACGACCTGCCAGAGGAACCAAGCCTACTGCCAACTCGCGAGGCAAAGAAATATTTTCACGTTACGAAATGGTTCGTATTCCCAAACCAAACAGCAAAGAGGAGGTCGTGGTTTTAGGGCTGGTCTCAGACCGTTATAAACCTCTTCAGAATTTAGAAGCATTTCAGTTTTTCGATCCAATCGTGGACCGGAAAACCGCAACCTATGAGACAGCCGGTGCCTTGGGAGATGGCGAACGCATTTGGGTACTGGCAAAGATGCCAGGTGCCATTAAGGTGGTTCTCGGGGACGAGTGTCACAAGTATCTTCTCCTCTCCAACTCGCATACTGGACAAGGCTCCGTAATAGTAAAGTTTACAGCCGTTCGTGTAGTCTGCCAGAACACACTAACAATGGCAATGAAAGATGGACAATCCGCCTTTCGCGTGCGCCACAGCGCTAAGATGAGCGAGCGTTTAGATGAAGTAGGAGAGTTGATCGCTGCTGCCAACCAAATTTATGAAGAAGCAGCTGAAAGTTTCAAAAGACTGGCAGCAACTCAGGTAAAAAACAAGCGAATGCTTGAAGAATATCTTGCTGCTTTATTTCCGAGAAGCGAACCCCAGAAAAAGACGGGAGCACATCCACCGAAATGGGATCACGTGACAGATTTGTTCGAGACCATCCCAGACCTGCAAATTAAGGGAGTTAAAGGAAGCTTTTGGGCGGCATACAATGCGGTCACACGATTTGAAGACTATCGAGTAGTACAGAACGAAAATGGTGCTAATCGGCTGAACCGTGTCTGGTTTGGTGCGGGCGCTGATCTTAAAAAAAAGGCGCTTACGGAAGCCTTACGGATGGCGGATAACAACTGAAAAATGGCGGTCGTTAATATAGCTGGAGCAGAAAACGTGACGATACTCGAATCCATACTGAAATATTTACGCAGCGCGGCCTCATATAACAAGCATGATCTGGCTCCACCCAGGGTCATCCTCTGGCCCGACGAGGAGGGGCTCTGGAAGCGGTGTATCGAGCCGCTGCGGGCGAACTATCCGGCGTTGTGGTCGCTTGGAGATTATGCTCCCGACCAGATGACGGGCCCGGCGGTCTGGCTGCGATATCAGTTGGAGGTGCATGAAGGCGAGGACATCCCAGTCATCTACCTGCCCGGCATCGGACGCTATGCTTTTCGCAGTGCAGAACAATTTCCGAATCAGGCAAGGCATCTATTTGCCCTGCAATTCCAGGGGCAATTCTGGACGCAGAAAAACGGAAAAGACTGGACGCCCTTTGCATTTTTTTCGAGTGTCGATGGCGGTCTCGGGCTGGAAATAGCAGGCAATCAGGACACAAGGAAGGCGATTCAGGAGAGCTTGCCAAAGCTTATGGAAGTGGAAATGGGGGCGCTCCGGGGGCACAAGCTGGAGGCGGGAGACTTCCGGGCGATCGTAACGAGGGATCCGGCGCAGACGCTTTTGAGATGGATGGGAAATCCGGACAAAATCAGGATGGATCTGCAAGGGTCAGGGGCGGAATGGGAGAGCTTTTGCGCCGTCTGCCGGGCGGAATATCACTTTGACCCGGAGAAGGATGGTGCGATCACCGCGGCGGAGAAGCTGGCCAGTAGCGCGCCTCCCTGGAAATTGGTATGGGCGCGCTACAAGGAGGCGCCACTTAACTATCCGGGAATCAAGGAGGCTCTTGAATTCGTAGTTCCCGGCGATCTTTTCCATGTGGTTGACGAGTTTAAGCCGAGCTATAACCAGAAAGATGAAGAACGTCTGGAAAAAGAGCTGCTTGCGCTATCTTCGGCATCGCCAAAGGATGCCATCGCGAAAATCAAAAAGCTGGCAGCCGCGCATGCCCATCGCTCCACCTGGGTTTGGGCCACTTTAGGGGAAGCTCCGCTGGCTTTTGCCATAGGCCATCTGCAAGATTTGTCAGATGCTGTACAAACACCGGTAAATCCTTCAACTTGGAAAGGATTGGCGGATTATTACTCGACGCTTGGCTGGAAAGCCGACCGCAGTATGTTACGGGCTCTGGATGCAGCGCGCTCCTCCACGGCAGCCACAAAGGCGGTAACTGCCGCCATCCGGGCGGTTTATCCTGCGTGGCTCGAAAAGTTTTCCACGCTGCTCCAGGCTCTGGCGGCCACCTATCCCACCACAGGGCCGCAGTCCTGTCGTACCTTGCCGGTTGAGGAAGGCACAGTCTATCTTTTTGCCGACGGTCTGCGTATGGATGTGGCCAAAGAGCTGGTAGAAAAACTTATCTTTGCTGAATTGGATGTTGATTTCGAGCATGAATGGGCCGCGCTGCCGACGGTTACCGCAACCGCCAAGCCTGCATGGAAGCCGCTTGCCGGAAAATTGGAAGGCCCGCTGGAGGGGACAGGCTTTGAACCGAAAGAACGGGCAAACGGGAAGGCGCTTACCCACGCGCGCTTCAAACAACTTGTCGAAGAACTGGGGATAAACTTTCTGGTTGCTGATTCATCCCTTTTTCCAACTGGTTGCGCCTGGACGGAGTTCGGTTCCATTGACGACTATGGCCATCATGAGGGGGCAAAATTGGCGTGGAGAATTGAAGAAGAGCTGGCCGGATTACAGCAGCGAATAGTCGAACTCATTCAGGGGGGCTGGAAGAAAATCAAGGTAATCACGGATCACGGCTGGCTTTTACTACCCGGAGGGTTGCCGAAATCAGAATTGCCCAAGCATCTGACGGCATCCAAGTGGAGCCGTTGCGCCATCCCCGGGGCAGGCGCCAAGCACGGCTATCCGATGACCTCATGGTTTTGGGACTCGGCCGAAGCCGTTGTCCTGGCCCCCGGTGTATCGTGCTTTACAGCCGGGATGGAGTATGCCCACGGCGGTCTTACCCTGCAGGAGGCCCTTATCCCCTCCTTGACAATATCCGCGAAGCAAACGGGCGCGGGGAATGCTGTTGTCCTCAAGGAGATTAATTGGGCGGGGATGAGGCTGTACGTGGTTTTTGAGGGTGCCGCTGGCTTAATCATTGATATTCGCGGGAAAGTTGCAGATGCCGGGACCAGCTTTGCCGCAAGCCCGATAGCCGTCGCGGCTGATGGCGGCAAGACCAGCCTTCTTGTGGAAGATGACGGGGCGCTCGGCAAGGCGGCATTCCTCGTTATCGTTGATCAGAATGGCCAACCAATTTTCAAGCAGAATATAGTGATTGGAGAAAACTGATATGCAACTCGACCCACTGGACCAAATCGCTGCCAAGGCATTTGAAGGATATCTTGTACGTAAAGACCTCGTGCGCCAATTCAAAGGCCAATATCCGGTGCCCACCTATGTGGCTGAGTTTCTGCTTGGGCGATATTGTGCAAGCGTAGATGAGTCGGAAATCCAGGAAGGGCTTGCCATCGTGCAAAGGCAACTGGCCAGCCGAACGGTCCGCGCGGGCGAGGAAGAACTCTTCAAGGCCCGCGCCAAAGAGCAGGGGCGCGTGAAACTTATCGATCTTATCAAGGCTCGGTTGGATGCCAAAAACGACTGTTTTCTGGCCGAACTCCCCAGTCTTCGGCTCAATGATGTTCGCATCGCGGATGATCTGGTCAATACGCATGATCGCATGCTGACGGGAGGTTTTTACGCGGAGGTAGATCTCACTTACGATCCCGGCATCGCTGAAGAAAAGAATGGACGCCCGTTCGGTATCGAATCCCTGCGCGAAATCCAGCTCTCGAAGAGCGACGTGCTGGAAGCCCTGTGCAAAGGGAGACTTCTCTTCACGTTCAAGGAATGGAGGGATTTGCTCCTTCGCAGCGTGGGGCTGGAACCTTCAATTCTCGGAGACCGAACGTGCGATGTCATGCTTCTCCGCATGGTCCCGTTTGTAGAGAATAATTATAATGTGGTGGAACTTGGCCCCCGGGGTACAGGCAAGAGCCACCTTTACCAGCAGGTGTCGCCTTACGCACATCTTGTCTCAGGTGGCAAGGCCACCGTCGCAAAAATGTTCGTCAACAACGCCAATGGCCAGCGCGGCCTCGTTTGCCAATATGACGTGGTTTGCTTCGACGAAGTGTCCGGTATCTCCTTCGACCAGAAGGACGGCGTGAACATCATGAAGGGATACATGGAGTCGGGGGAATTCAGCAGGGGCAAGGAGAGCATCCGCGGCTTTGGTGGGATAGTCATGGTAGGCAACTTCGAAGTCGATGTGGAACATCAGCAACGCATCGGACACCTCTTCGGACCGCTCCCGCCGGAGATGCGCGACGACACGGCATTTATGGATCGCATTCATTCCTACATTCCCGGCTGGAACGTGCCAAAAGTGAGTCGAGAGCAGTTGACCGAACATTTCGGTCTGGTCAGCGATTACGTTTCCTCGTGCTGGAACCATCTGCGTTCTCAAAGCCGGGTTAACAAACTCCAGGGTCGTATCCAATTCGGAGGCGCCTTGAGCGGACGCGACACATCGGCAACGCATAAGACGATGAGTGGGCTTCTCAAACTGATGTTTCCTGATCCGGAAGCCGACATCCCCGACGACGCCATCGAATGGGCCGCCAAACTTGCACTGGAATGTCGCCGCAGGGTGAAGGAACAGCAGAAGCGCATCGGGGCTGCCGAATTCCGAAACACCCATTTCAGTTTCACCATGATCCCCGATGGGATGGAACAATTCGTCTCCACACCTGAGCTCCACAACGAGAACAGCATCGGTAGCGACCCGCTCGCTGCCGGACAGGTATGGGCATTATCCCCAGGCAGCACGGGTGAAAATCCGGGCCTGTTCCGCATTGAAGTAACTGAAGGTCCGGGAAGCGGGGTGAAAATTCTTAATCAAAGCCCTCCGGGGCCGCTCAAGGAGAGCGTCCGCTGTGCCGAACAGAATCTCTATGCCCGGGCAAAGGAGCTGGTCGGTGATCGCGATCCGCGATCGCACGAGTTCACCATTCAATTCCGCGCCTTTGATGCCTGCAAGAGTGCTGCGGCTACAGGGATGCCCATCCTGCTCGCTATGAGTTCCGCGCTTGTCGAGCGTAGCCTGGAAGGCGGACTCGTCATCGTCGGCGGGCTCAATCTCGGGGGATCCATCGAGCCCATTTACAACGCCGTTAGTATTATTGAACTGGCTGCCGATAAAGGCGCGCAAAAAATCCTCATGCCAGTCTCTGCCCGCAAGCAACTCTTCGAATTACCGGATGACTTGGCCACCAAGGTCACTGTCGTCTATTACGCGGATGCAAAGGACGCCCTGCTCAAGGCGCTCAGTGAGTGAATTTTCGGAAATATTGGACAATGGCAAAGCCACTGGATCGCTTGCGATAAAAATGTTGAGCCAATTGCAAAACTCCTTCTGCGTCATTCCGGCGAAAGACGGATTCCAGTCTTTTCAGTCCGTTCTGGGCCCCGACTTTCGCCGGGGCGACGGATAAGCTTATTTTGCAATTGGCTCTATTGTTTAAAATTTAGATCATAAGCGGGAGGAGAAGCAATAATGAGTACGCAAGAAATATTGATGATATTCAACGACAATTTAAATGCCCTGACAGATAGAAATAAGTACAGTATGGGAATTGAAGATGCGGATCATGAGAAAGCATTGTATGCGCTGGAATTAGCGCTGGAGAATCCTTCCCTTTCCCCGGCAAGACTGTTTGACATTATTGCCGGCGAAAGAACCGTGCGATGAGATTAAAGCAACTTGTCGTAAAAAACATCGGCGTATTCTCCGGCACTCGGCGATTCGATTTTGATGATAATCTGACAGTAATTTACGGGAAGAATTTTTCCGGGAAATCGACTCTGGCACGGGCTCTCTATTTTTCCTTGTGCGGAAAAATTCTGAATACAGGAATTACATCAAAAGACATCGTTGCCGTTGGCATGAATAGCGGAACGGTCGGGATAACTTATATTATTCGCGACAAGCTCTGTCGCCTTTACCGATCCACAAAAGGAGATGTGCAGGAGGAGTTTTTCACGGATCAAAGATGGCATCCAAGCGAAGGATCGGCGCTTCCGCAGCTTAATTTTCATCAATGGAAAGTGGGATATTTCCTGAAAGAAGAAGAATTGGGCGAATTTCTCACTCAAACACCTGCTAACCGCAGGGACCTCCTTCACAAATTGCTCGGTGTCGAAAATTTGATGGCTGCCAGGGACATGTTTGTCAACTTTCGCCGTTATTCCAAAAGCCTTGAAAAAATGTCTGCGGCCAGGCGAAGCGCCTTGTCTTCCGGTACCGGTGCTGATTGCGCCGAGGAATTGAAGGAACGACTCAAAGAGGTTAGAGCACTGGAAGAAAGAATTGACATGGGGAATGGTAGGGATGAAAATTATCGCCTGTTCGTTGAGCTGGAAAAAACGAGGGCGGCGTTCTCTTCCAGGCGAGAGGTGATATTGGAAGAAATAAAGAAATCACTATCAGATTTCAACGACGTTACTGAATTGAATGATATACTGAAAGAACTTGCCAATCGTCTTGCTCTTCGCGACCAATACCTGAAACAGATATCGACTCAACAGGGAATGCGCACCGCCTTGATAAATCAGTTGAAAAATGAAGACATCCTGATTTCCTCGCTTCATAAAACGCAAAAAAATCAAGTATGTCCCACCTGTCTGCAAATCATATCACCCGATCAGCGTAACAAACTTCTTGACGATATAGAGAATAGGAAACTGTTACTGGCAAAAGAAATACAGAAAACAGAATCAACCGAGAAGGAATTAAGCAAGGCCCTGTATTTGCTCGACCAGCTTACAGAAAAATATGCTGATCTTAAGGAACGATCCGCAAGATTGCAGCATTTTAACCAGGAACTTGACGAAAATGAACAACAACTGACGGAATTATCCAGGAAGATCGACCTGATTGCCCGGAACGCCGACTGCGAGGAATCTCTCGAACTCCGGAATAAGTTGGAAAGATCAAAGGAATCATTGAAGGTTCTGGAGACTGAGCATGCGTTATTCGAACGCCGGCAGCTTGAAATTAAAAAAGCGGATGCTGAAATGCTCACGACATCCCATAATCGACTCTTTTCGGAATGGATAACGGACGCTCTCGATATGACCATCAAATCAACAATGGGGGTGTCTCTTCGCCAAGTCGAAAGGGGAATTCAGGGATGTCTGAAAAGTTTTGATTTACTGCGCGGACAAAATGCTACTCTCAATCTGGAAAAGACCCAATTGCTTCCCGACTTTGAGAATCGCAATTTCCATTCGCTGTCAGGAAGTGAAAAAGGAATTTTGTATCTTGCTTTGAAAGTTGAAATTTCCCGTCTTATGCAGGGGAGTGATTTTATGGTACTGGACAGCCCGAGCGTTTATCTTGATGAACTGCGCCGTGAACGTTTGCGTGATTATCTTTTGTCGTTAACACCCGGAAAACAGATTATCCTTCTTACCAATGATCTCAATTTTGCTAATCTGATGACAGATGGAACGAGAATCAATCTATGAAAAGTGAGATAGAAGAAATAATGGAAATGTTTGATAAGACAATTTCCGGAAATGATCCTCTTCCCGAAGAAATGATTTGCAATACCAATCCGGATGTCGAACAGCGCAGTCAATACCGGACAATTCTAAAGACTATCTTTGGTTACGATACGTTCTGGCCTCTTCAGGAAAAAGTTATTGCTCATATATTGGAGAAAAAGGACGCCTTGGTAGTAATGCCTACCGGGGGCGGCAAGTCCCTTTGTTATCAGATTCCAGGAATGATTTTTGAGGGACTGACGATCGTGGTTTCTCCTCTGATTTCCCTCATGAAAGACCAGGTGGACCAGTTGTGGGAAAATGGCGTTCCCGCCCTTTTTCTGAACAGCTCCCTGAGTATGGAGGAATACCGGGATAATGTGACAAGGCTCAGGGACAATTCCGTCAAATTCCTGTACCTCTCCCCGGAAGCATTGCAGGCGACGCGAATGCTGGCCCTGCTGGCCGAGTTTAAGGTGGATTGCCTGGCCATTGACGAAGCCCATTGCATCTCCGAGTGGGGACACGATTTTCGCCCGGAATACCGGATGCTTGCCGATGCCCGCCGCGCTTTTCCCTCTGCCTGTTGCGTTGCGCTCACGGCCACGGCCACACCGCGCGTGCGGGCGGATATCAGGCAATTTCTCAATATCGACAAAAAGAGCGAGTACGTCGGTTCCTTCAACAGGCCGAATCTCTTTCTGGAAGTGGCGCCGAAGACCGAGCCCCTCAAAAAGGCGCTGGCCTTGATCGAAAGATATCAAAACGAATCGGGAATAATTTACTGCGGCAGCCGTCGCCAGACGGAAGAACTCTACCGCATCCTTCTGGACAGGGGATATTCGGTGCGGCCCTACCATGCGGGTTTGTCGGATAAAGAACGTCGGGAGAACCAGGAACGCTTCAGCCGCGACGACATCCGGATCATAGTAGCTACAATTGCCTTCGGCATGGGGATTAACAAACCCAATGTCCGGTTTGTTATCCACTATGATTTGCCCGCGAGCATCGACAACTACTACCAGGAGATCGGCCGGGCCGGACGGGATGGCCTCCCTGCGCATTGTCTTCTTCTGTTCGGGTATGGCGATATTCAAAAAGTGAAGTTTTTTATCAGACAAAAAAACGCTTCGGAACAACAGGTGAGCAATGTCCTTCTGAAAAATCTCATTGGGTTTGCTGAGACTCACCTCTGTCGGCGGATCCCCCTGTTGAATTATTTTGGCGAAACCGATGGTCCGGACCGTTGTGATATGTGCGACAATTGCAGGACGAGGAAAACAGCAAAGGAATTAGACAATCTAAATGTTCCCGAGCATATGCGCCTCTCCGATTTGCATAAAGTGGAGAGGGGAGAAACGACCTTTTCCGGAAGGCTGGAAGTTGTAAAAAAAGACCGGGGAGATTCCTTAAACCAAAATAAAAATGAGCTTATGCCGTCTGATGTGGTCCTTTTTGAAATGTTAAGGGAAAAACGCAAGGAAATCGCCAATCAGAAAAATGTTTACCCGTTTTTCATTTTCTACGATCGTACCTTGATAGAAATGGCCACATATTACCCCGTTACTCGTGAAAGTTTATCGATGCTCTATGGGATGAGCAGCAGAAAATTGGAAGAATACGCCGATACTTTTCTTGATATCATCAAAGAACATTGTGAAATAAATGATATACAGGAACAGCCAAAAATTGCGCCAATACCGGAATCAGCCTTCATGCCTTTGCACGAAAGCGGTTCAGACCGTCATCTTGTCACTGGCGAACTGTTTAATCAGAGTAAAAACATTAAACAACTGGGAGAAATTCTTAACATTCAGCAGGAAACGGTACTCAAGCATCTCTATCAGTGCCTCCGTGAAAAACATACCTTCCGTGAGAACGATTTTCTGATTGACTCCAAGTTGACGGGGGAACAGCAGCAAGCGGTGTTGCAGGCATTTGCCCGCCTGGGGACAGAGCGTCTTCGCCCTGTCTTTGAGGATTTGAAAGGGACGATTTCTTATAATGAGCTGCACCTCTTACGACTGTACCATTTATGCCGGGTGAACAATCGTCCGGTGAATCGCAAAGACTTTATCTGCCTGGCCGTATCCCGGAAATACGGCGGCTACTGTCTGGCGGGCAAGGCGTGGAATAGTGGAAAGGTCGGGGCATGGATTCGACCGGTAAGCAGCCGGGGCACCGGCGAACTTTCCAGGGAAGAGATAATTTTCGATAACGGCGTGATCCCGAAATGCATGGATATCATCAGCATCGATGTTCAAGGCGTCAAGGAACATCCTTACCAGAAGGAAAATTTTCTGATTGGAGAAAAGAGTCCCTGTGCTTGGCAATGGAAATTGCCTTATTCGGCACTTCCCGATATGGCGGATGACGTAAGCGATCTCTGGATGACCGGTTTTCACGGTGTAACAGACATGCATGACCGCGTGTCCGAAGAGGAGTTGAAAAAGGCTGCACCTCCTTCGCTATATCTGATCAAACCTGATTTTTTTACCCTGCTGGTGGCGGATGATCTTTTTGCAAGGAAAAAAGTTCGGGCCAGGTTCTCATACCGGGGAACAACTTACACCCTTTCGGTGACCGATCCCGTCATCGAAAAAACGTATCTCATGAAGCAGCGGGGCGAATACCCTTTGAGCGATCAGGAGATTTACCTGACAATCAGCATGGGGGAGCCATTCAATGGCTATTGCTACAAACTGATTGCCGCAGTGATTACAATGGAATAGTGAGGTTTATAAATGCCTGAAATATTTACAATCGGCCATTCCGTCCATTCGCTTGAGCGCTTTCTTGAGCTGTTGAAAATGCACGACATCACGGCTG
It encodes:
- a CDS encoding DUF932 domain-containing protein encodes the protein MPANVDTMAYVGEVPWHKQGKPVPPNVTAEQMIRAAGLDWTVEKRPARGTKPTANSRGKEIFSRYEMVRIPKPNSKEEVVVLGLVSDRYKPLQNLEAFQFFDPIVDRKTATYETAGALGDGERIWVLAKMPGAIKVVLGDECHKYLLLSNSHTGQGSVIVKFTAVRVVCQNTLTMAMKDGQSAFRVRHSAKMSERLDEVGELIAAANQIYEEAAESFKRLAATQVKNKRMLEEYLAALFPRSEPQKKTGAHPPKWDHVTDLFETIPDLQIKGVKGSFWAAYNAVTRFEDYRVVQNENGANRLNRVWFGAGADLKKKALTEALRMADNN
- the pglZ gene encoding BREX-1 system phosphatase PglZ type B encodes the protein MTILESILKYLRSAASYNKHDLAPPRVILWPDEEGLWKRCIEPLRANYPALWSLGDYAPDQMTGPAVWLRYQLEVHEGEDIPVIYLPGIGRYAFRSAEQFPNQARHLFALQFQGQFWTQKNGKDWTPFAFFSSVDGGLGLEIAGNQDTRKAIQESLPKLMEVEMGALRGHKLEAGDFRAIVTRDPAQTLLRWMGNPDKIRMDLQGSGAEWESFCAVCRAEYHFDPEKDGAITAAEKLASSAPPWKLVWARYKEAPLNYPGIKEALEFVVPGDLFHVVDEFKPSYNQKDEERLEKELLALSSASPKDAIAKIKKLAAAHAHRSTWVWATLGEAPLAFAIGHLQDLSDAVQTPVNPSTWKGLADYYSTLGWKADRSMLRALDAARSSTAATKAVTAAIRAVYPAWLEKFSTLLQALAATYPTTGPQSCRTLPVEEGTVYLFADGLRMDVAKELVEKLIFAELDVDFEHEWAALPTVTATAKPAWKPLAGKLEGPLEGTGFEPKERANGKALTHARFKQLVEELGINFLVADSSLFPTGCAWTEFGSIDDYGHHEGAKLAWRIEEELAGLQQRIVELIQGGWKKIKVITDHGWLLLPGGLPKSELPKHLTASKWSRCAIPGAGAKHGYPMTSWFWDSAEAVVLAPGVSCFTAGMEYAHGGLTLQEALIPSLTISAKQTGAGNAVVLKEINWAGMRLYVVFEGAAGLIIDIRGKVADAGTSFAASPIAVAADGGKTSLLVEDDGALGKAAFLVIVDQNGQPIFKQNIVIGEN
- the brxL gene encoding BREX system Lon protease-like protein BrxL, coding for MQLDPLDQIAAKAFEGYLVRKDLVRQFKGQYPVPTYVAEFLLGRYCASVDESEIQEGLAIVQRQLASRTVRAGEEELFKARAKEQGRVKLIDLIKARLDAKNDCFLAELPSLRLNDVRIADDLVNTHDRMLTGGFYAEVDLTYDPGIAEEKNGRPFGIESLREIQLSKSDVLEALCKGRLLFTFKEWRDLLLRSVGLEPSILGDRTCDVMLLRMVPFVENNYNVVELGPRGTGKSHLYQQVSPYAHLVSGGKATVAKMFVNNANGQRGLVCQYDVVCFDEVSGISFDQKDGVNIMKGYMESGEFSRGKESIRGFGGIVMVGNFEVDVEHQQRIGHLFGPLPPEMRDDTAFMDRIHSYIPGWNVPKVSREQLTEHFGLVSDYVSSCWNHLRSQSRVNKLQGRIQFGGALSGRDTSATHKTMSGLLKLMFPDPEADIPDDAIEWAAKLALECRRRVKEQQKRIGAAEFRNTHFSFTMIPDGMEQFVSTPELHNENSIGSDPLAAGQVWALSPGSTGENPGLFRIEVTEGPGSGVKILNQSPPGPLKESVRCAEQNLYARAKELVGDRDPRSHEFTIQFRAFDACKSAAATGMPILLAMSSALVERSLEGGLVIVGGLNLGGSIEPIYNAVSIIELAADKGAQKILMPVSARKQLFELPDDLATKVTVVYYADAKDALLKALSE
- a CDS encoding AAA family ATPase; protein product: MRLKQLVVKNIGVFSGTRRFDFDDNLTVIYGKNFSGKSTLARALYFSLCGKILNTGITSKDIVAVGMNSGTVGITYIIRDKLCRLYRSTKGDVQEEFFTDQRWHPSEGSALPQLNFHQWKVGYFLKEEELGEFLTQTPANRRDLLHKLLGVENLMAARDMFVNFRRYSKSLEKMSAARRSALSSGTGADCAEELKERLKEVRALEERIDMGNGRDENYRLFVELEKTRAAFSSRREVILEEIKKSLSDFNDVTELNDILKELANRLALRDQYLKQISTQQGMRTALINQLKNEDILISSLHKTQKNQVCPTCLQIISPDQRNKLLDDIENRKLLLAKEIQKTESTEKELSKALYLLDQLTEKYADLKERSARLQHFNQELDENEQQLTELSRKIDLIARNADCEESLELRNKLERSKESLKVLETEHALFERRQLEIKKADAEMLTTSHNRLFSEWITDALDMTIKSTMGVSLRQVERGIQGCLKSFDLLRGQNATLNLEKTQLLPDFENRNFHSLSGSEKGILYLALKVEISRLMQGSDFMVLDSPSVYLDELRRERLRDYLLSLTPGKQIILLTNDLNFANLMTDGTRINL
- a CDS encoding RecQ family ATP-dependent DNA helicase — its product is MKSEIEEIMEMFDKTISGNDPLPEEMICNTNPDVEQRSQYRTILKTIFGYDTFWPLQEKVIAHILEKKDALVVMPTGGGKSLCYQIPGMIFEGLTIVVSPLISLMKDQVDQLWENGVPALFLNSSLSMEEYRDNVTRLRDNSVKFLYLSPEALQATRMLALLAEFKVDCLAIDEAHCISEWGHDFRPEYRMLADARRAFPSACCVALTATATPRVRADIRQFLNIDKKSEYVGSFNRPNLFLEVAPKTEPLKKALALIERYQNESGIIYCGSRRQTEELYRILLDRGYSVRPYHAGLSDKERRENQERFSRDDIRIIVATIAFGMGINKPNVRFVIHYDLPASIDNYYQEIGRAGRDGLPAHCLLLFGYGDIQKVKFFIRQKNASEQQVSNVLLKNLIGFAETHLCRRIPLLNYFGETDGPDRCDMCDNCRTRKTAKELDNLNVPEHMRLSDLHKVERGETTFSGRLEVVKKDRGDSLNQNKNELMPSDVVLFEMLREKRKEIANQKNVYPFFIFYDRTLIEMATYYPVTRESLSMLYGMSSRKLEEYADTFLDIIKEHCEINDIQEQPKIAPIPESAFMPLHESGSDRHLVTGELFNQSKNIKQLGEILNIQQETVLKHLYQCLREKHTFRENDFLIDSKLTGEQQQAVLQAFARLGTERLRPVFEDLKGTISYNELHLLRLYHLCRVNNRPVNRKDFICLAVSRKYGGYCLAGKAWNSGKVGAWIRPVSSRGTGELSREEIIFDNGVIPKCMDIISIDVQGVKEHPYQKENFLIGEKSPCAWQWKLPYSALPDMADDVSDLWMTGFHGVTDMHDRVSEEELKKAAPPSLYLIKPDFFTLLVADDLFARKKVRARFSYRGTTYTLSVTDPVIEKTYLMKQRGEYPLSDQEIYLTISMGEPFNGYCYKLIAAVITME